One Calditrichota bacterium DNA segment encodes these proteins:
- the rplM gene encoding 50S ribosomal protein L13: MKTFVPKKKDIEQKWYLVDASDQVLGRLASRIARVLRGKHKPIYTPHMDVGDFVVVVNAAQVKVTG, encoded by the coding sequence TTGAAAACGTTCGTGCCGAAAAAGAAGGACATCGAGCAGAAGTGGTACCTGGTGGATGCGTCCGACCAGGTGTTGGGACGTCTGGCCAGCAGGATCGCACGGGTCTTGCGCGGCAAGCACAAGCCCATTTACACCCCGCACATGGACGTGGGCGACTTTGTAGTGGTGGTCAATGCCGCACAGGTCAAGGTGACAGGCAA